One Sphaerisporangium krabiense DNA segment encodes these proteins:
- a CDS encoding YcaO-like family protein produces MSHRGAVRAAGPTVRPLINGAVHVAWMSDESGISGGACDDDPGRAARRALGEYVQHVSHVSAAGALPLLADPGTLPRVEPAALRQAGSPPCHWVAGTGMRDGAATAVPAQAVFLGWDPPPPEERWCVQTSAGTGAGTDPRRARTAALLEVIERHVLARGWRTGDIRFEDLDHLHDSVLPAGLLSGLRDHEVRLRTVRVAGPCPDIVLALLHRTGGTALTCGAAARGDTADAVRHAVYEAVAARLALGARPSSSLQSRDRDRGHAVAAAGPAHLDFVESRIVGRGALRRAPAGPAALLDAADALFERQPVEVRLPSLDGHVVRRVVCHGSEVFEPLTPPSHLPCPVV; encoded by the coding sequence ATGAGCCACCGGGGAGCGGTGCGGGCCGCCGGGCCCACGGTGCGCCCTCTGATCAACGGCGCCGTCCACGTCGCCTGGATGAGCGACGAGTCGGGAATCAGCGGCGGCGCCTGCGACGACGACCCCGGCCGGGCGGCGCGGCGCGCGCTCGGCGAGTACGTCCAGCACGTGAGCCACGTGTCGGCGGCCGGTGCGCTGCCGCTGCTGGCGGATCCCGGCACGCTGCCCCGGGTCGAACCCGCCGCGTTGCGGCAGGCCGGTTCTCCGCCCTGCCACTGGGTGGCCGGAACCGGTATGCGCGACGGCGCCGCGACGGCGGTGCCGGCCCAGGCGGTCTTCCTTGGCTGGGACCCGCCGCCGCCCGAGGAGCGGTGGTGCGTGCAGACGTCGGCCGGTACCGGCGCGGGCACGGACCCGCGGCGGGCACGGACGGCGGCGCTGCTGGAAGTGATCGAGCGGCACGTGCTGGCCCGCGGCTGGCGCACCGGTGACATCCGCTTCGAGGACCTGGACCACCTGCACGACTCCGTGCTGCCCGCGGGACTGCTCTCGGGCCTGCGCGATCACGAGGTCCGCCTGCGCACCGTCCGCGTGGCCGGGCCCTGCCCCGACATCGTGCTCGCCCTGCTCCACCGGACCGGCGGTACCGCCCTCACCTGCGGCGCCGCGGCGAGAGGCGACACCGCCGACGCCGTGCGGCACGCGGTCTACGAGGCGGTGGCGGCACGGCTCGCCCTCGGCGCGCGCCCGTCGAGCAGCCTGCAGAGCCGGGACCGGGACCGGGGACACGCCGTGGCCGCGGCCGGCCCGGCGCACCTGGACTTCGTCGAGAGCCGGATCGTGGGGCGCGGCGCCCTCCGGCGGGCCCCGGCCGGCCCGGCCGCACTGCTGGACGCGGCGGACGCCCTGTTCGAGCGCCAGCCGGTCGAGGTGCGGCTGCCCTCCCTCGACGGCCACGTGGTGCGCCGCGTGGTGTGTCACGGCTCGGAGGTCTTCGAACCGCTCACCCCACCCTCCCACCTGCCCTGCCCAGTGGTTTAG
- a CDS encoding amino acid deaminase/aldolase produces MDERRRYERATAGLEPPLAILDMDALRANAAGMVRRARGKPIRLASKSIRCREVLRRVLRMDGFRGIMAFTLPEALWLAADGFTDILVAYPTADGESLAALAGDARAAREITVMADSVEHLDLIEKAVGGVADRQQIRICLDIDAGFTAFGGRFRAGALRSPVREPADAVALAAATAERPGLRLTGLMAYEAQIAGVGDRVPGPYGRVVRLMQERSRRELAVRRGRVVRAVRHIADLEFVNGGGTGSVEKTAREKAVTEIAAGSGLYHPRLFDFYRGFTGRPAALFALPVVRRPAPDVVTVLGGGYHASGSPGASRLPQPYLPAGLRYDPREGAGEVQTPLLGAAARDLGIGDRVWFRHAKAGELCERFDALHLVEGDRVTETVPTYRGEGKTFL; encoded by the coding sequence ATGGACGAACGCCGGCGTTATGAGCGCGCCACCGCCGGGCTGGAGCCGCCGCTGGCGATCCTGGACATGGACGCGTTGCGGGCGAACGCCGCCGGCATGGTGCGCAGGGCGCGCGGGAAGCCGATCCGGCTCGCGAGCAAGTCGATCCGTTGCCGGGAGGTCCTGCGGCGGGTGCTGCGCATGGACGGCTTCCGGGGGATCATGGCGTTCACGCTGCCCGAGGCGCTGTGGCTGGCCGCCGACGGGTTCACCGACATCCTGGTGGCCTACCCGACGGCCGATGGGGAGTCCCTGGCCGCGCTCGCGGGTGACGCGCGGGCGGCCCGCGAGATCACGGTGATGGCCGACAGCGTCGAGCACCTGGACCTCATCGAGAAGGCGGTCGGCGGGGTGGCCGATCGCCAGCAGATCCGGATATGTCTGGACATCGATGCGGGGTTCACCGCCTTCGGCGGCAGGTTCCGCGCCGGAGCCCTGCGCTCCCCCGTCCGGGAGCCCGCCGACGCCGTGGCGCTGGCCGCCGCGACCGCCGAGCGTCCCGGCCTGCGCCTCACCGGCCTCATGGCGTACGAGGCGCAGATCGCGGGCGTCGGCGACCGGGTGCCCGGTCCGTACGGGCGGGTCGTCCGGCTGATGCAGGAGCGGTCGCGGCGCGAGCTGGCCGTGCGCAGGGGCCGCGTCGTGCGGGCCGTCCGGCACATCGCCGACCTGGAGTTCGTCAACGGCGGCGGCACCGGCTCGGTCGAGAAGACCGCGCGCGAGAAGGCCGTCACCGAGATCGCGGCGGGCTCCGGCCTCTACCACCCGCGCCTGTTCGACTTCTACCGGGGCTTCACCGGCCGCCCGGCCGCCCTGTTCGCGCTGCCGGTGGTCCGCAGGCCCGCGCCGGACGTCGTCACCGTCCTCGGCGGCGGCTACCACGCCTCCGGATCGCCCGGGGCCTCGCGGCTGCCGCAGCCGTACCTGCCGGCCGGGCTGCGGTACGACCCGCGGGAGGGCGCGGGCGAGGTGCAGACGCCGCTGCTCGGCGCGGCGGCCCGGGACCTCGGGATCGGGGACCGGGTGTGGTTCCGCCACGCCAAGGCGGGCGAGCTGTGCGAGCGCTTCGACGCGCTGCACCTGGTCGAGGGCGACCGCGTCACCGAGACCGTGCCGACCTACCGGGGCGAGGGCAAGACCTTCCTGTGA